A part of Paenarthrobacter sp. A20 genomic DNA contains:
- a CDS encoding DUF389 domain-containing protein, with amino-acid sequence MIVQLRLCVPADLSEAVLECCSGQTGAAEVALHKGASVVPPGDVITVQIARESAEGLIGRLHALKVPDLGSISVSSPDLVLSKRADDAEKAAPGESADAVIWDEVSRQTGEDSKLTWSFLAFLVIATQLAAIGIVTDSTIAIVGAMVVGPEFGPLAALAVGLVERKWRLVRASLLALAVGFPLSMVVTAIAAWLSVPLGLFPDDTLERGSAVEFIYHPGPYSLIVAALAGGAGMLSMITHRSSALVGVFISVTTVPAAGYVAVALVLGEYSKAAGSAMQLALNLVGIVSAAAAVLLFYRLVGKRVSLARRPSASGRRADMGRRSFANRRAR; translated from the coding sequence ATGATCGTGCAACTGCGCCTCTGCGTGCCTGCGGACTTGTCCGAGGCCGTCCTTGAATGCTGCTCAGGTCAAACCGGCGCCGCGGAGGTGGCACTTCACAAAGGCGCGTCCGTGGTACCGCCCGGCGACGTGATCACCGTCCAGATCGCCCGGGAATCCGCGGAAGGGCTGATCGGGCGGCTTCATGCCCTCAAGGTTCCGGACCTGGGCTCAATCTCCGTCTCGTCACCCGACTTGGTCTTGTCCAAGCGCGCCGACGACGCCGAGAAGGCAGCGCCCGGCGAATCGGCAGACGCCGTCATTTGGGACGAGGTTTCCAGGCAAACGGGCGAGGACTCAAAACTGACGTGGAGCTTCCTGGCATTCCTGGTGATTGCTACACAGTTGGCAGCGATCGGAATTGTGACCGATTCAACGATCGCAATTGTGGGTGCCATGGTGGTTGGGCCGGAGTTTGGACCCCTTGCCGCGTTGGCGGTGGGACTGGTGGAACGGAAGTGGCGATTGGTACGGGCCTCGCTGCTCGCCCTTGCTGTTGGCTTTCCCCTGTCCATGGTGGTCACCGCAATTGCCGCATGGTTGTCCGTACCCCTTGGGTTGTTTCCGGACGACACACTCGAGCGCGGATCCGCCGTCGAGTTCATTTACCATCCGGGCCCATACTCGCTGATAGTGGCTGCACTCGCGGGCGGGGCGGGAATGCTCTCCATGATCACGCATCGATCCTCAGCGCTGGTGGGTGTCTTCATTTCCGTCACTACTGTTCCGGCTGCCGGCTATGTTGCCGTCGCCCTGGTGCTGGGTGAATACAGCAAAGCGGCAGGATCAGCCATGCAGCTGGCACTCAACCTGGTAGGAATCGTGTCAGCTGCAGCTGCTGTGTTGCTGTTCTACCGGCTCGTCGGCAAGCGGGTCTCCCTGGCCCGGCGACCATCCGCCTCAGGACGACGCGCTGACATGGGCCGACGCTCCTTTGCCAACCGGCGGGCCAGGTAG
- a CDS encoding NAD(P)/FAD-dependent oxidoreductase, with translation MEAHQDTEMDTVIVGGGQAGLALGFWLAREGRDFLILDQYKRPGEAWRQRWDSLKLFTPAKYDGLPGSPFPGDRLAFPTKDQLADYLEDYVRRFDLPFVASTRVDEIVADGDVFAVRAGDRTWHARNVVIATGGHRIPKQPPFAGELDQAIVQLHSQDYKNPGQLQAGTVLVVGLGNSGAEIAFELGRSHHTVLAGKPSGEMPMRHGRTAARFALPVVKFLGVHVLTLNTPIGRKAAPGFKSMAAPLIRTKTKDLAAAGVQLGPRLEGVSHGLPVLDDGTRVEAANVIWCTGYHEDYSWVKLPVFDDRGEPRQTRGVANDVPGVYFIGQEFLFAAASATLPGVTRDARYLARRLAKERRPMSARRPEADGRRARETRLPTSR, from the coding sequence ATGGAAGCGCATCAGGACACAGAAATGGACACCGTGATCGTGGGAGGTGGCCAGGCCGGGCTCGCGCTCGGGTTCTGGCTGGCCCGGGAAGGGCGGGACTTCCTGATCCTGGATCAATACAAGAGGCCGGGGGAGGCCTGGCGGCAGCGGTGGGACTCCCTCAAACTCTTCACACCCGCCAAGTATGACGGCCTTCCGGGCAGTCCATTCCCCGGCGACCGCCTGGCTTTCCCAACCAAGGATCAGTTGGCCGATTACTTGGAGGACTATGTACGCCGCTTCGACCTACCCTTCGTTGCAAGCACCCGTGTGGACGAAATCGTAGCCGACGGTGATGTTTTCGCAGTCCGGGCAGGGGACCGCACCTGGCACGCCCGCAACGTGGTGATTGCCACGGGCGGACACCGTATTCCGAAGCAGCCACCCTTCGCGGGAGAGCTGGATCAAGCGATTGTCCAGCTGCATTCACAGGACTACAAGAACCCGGGTCAACTGCAGGCTGGAACTGTGCTGGTGGTCGGCCTGGGAAACTCCGGGGCGGAGATCGCGTTTGAGCTCGGGCGATCCCATCACACTGTGCTTGCCGGCAAGCCCAGTGGCGAGATGCCGATGCGCCACGGCCGGACAGCGGCGCGTTTTGCCTTGCCGGTCGTCAAATTCCTTGGTGTCCATGTCCTCACGCTCAACACGCCCATCGGACGAAAGGCAGCTCCGGGTTTTAAGAGCATGGCTGCCCCGCTGATCAGGACAAAGACCAAGGACTTGGCGGCCGCCGGAGTCCAGCTTGGCCCCAGATTGGAGGGGGTTTCACACGGTTTGCCGGTCTTGGATGATGGGACACGGGTCGAGGCCGCAAACGTTATCTGGTGCACGGGCTATCACGAGGATTACTCGTGGGTGAAGCTGCCGGTGTTCGACGATCGAGGTGAGCCGAGGCAGACCAGGGGAGTGGCCAACGACGTTCCAGGCGTGTACTTCATCGGCCAGGAGTTCCTGTTCGCTGCCGCGTCGGCAACACTTCCCGGAGTTACCCGCGATGCCCGCTACCTGGCCCGCCGGTTGGCAAAGGAGCGTCGGCCCATGTCAGCGCGTCGTCCTGAGGCGGATGGTCGCCGGGCCAGGGAGACCCGCTTGCCGACGAGCCGGTAG
- a CDS encoding response regulator transcription factor has translation MTAPDTDLDLGRSAYSERRWSDALDCLVRADAEGGLPPQDIELVASVAMLLGLNTESVQYLTRAHDEYLTMGDANSAARCAAWLVMFLMDMGEQALGQGWLARAKHLLEGLAGPSSAEGYLLIPAGLGLLRAGDPEAGHGVFGRALEIGTLLHDRDLQAMGMLGVGTSRVSLGRMDEGLELLDEVMVSVTSGEVSPIPAGIIYCAVLGSCRLAQDVHRAQEWTAALERWCGERPDMVMFSGQCQANRAELLILHGAWDEALSVARAAEGRIRKGDPDATFGSWYQQGEVLRLTGWLDDAGRAYAKAAETGFEPVPGIAYLHLVQHKTAQAKNTMRRALSGADPANRRRLLPAVVDIELAAGDVAAARAASDELSAPLHSESRPLELAFASLASAHVLLAEGDPAGSLQASRRAWRIWYSLEAPYQAARCRVLAGRACAALGDVDSAAMEYEAATAEFADLGATPAAAEVLELAGHKPKDPSSLTVREVEVLRLVAGGLANKAIARELYLSEKTVARHLSNIFSKLAVPSRAAATSYAFEHGLIR, from the coding sequence ATGACAGCTCCGGATACAGACTTGGACCTGGGACGCTCGGCATACTCCGAACGCCGCTGGAGTGATGCCCTTGATTGCCTTGTCCGCGCGGACGCCGAAGGCGGACTGCCTCCCCAGGACATCGAACTGGTTGCTTCGGTGGCCATGCTGCTCGGACTGAACACGGAGAGTGTGCAGTATCTGACCCGGGCGCACGACGAATACCTGACCATGGGGGACGCGAACAGTGCAGCGCGATGCGCCGCTTGGCTGGTCATGTTCCTCATGGACATGGGCGAGCAGGCACTCGGACAAGGATGGTTGGCCCGCGCGAAGCATTTGCTTGAGGGCCTGGCCGGCCCCAGTTCCGCGGAAGGCTACCTCCTCATTCCTGCCGGACTGGGTTTGTTGAGGGCGGGCGACCCTGAAGCCGGGCACGGTGTGTTCGGCAGGGCATTGGAGATTGGCACCCTCCTCCATGACCGCGATCTCCAAGCGATGGGAATGCTCGGAGTGGGCACCTCACGGGTTTCACTTGGACGCATGGATGAGGGGCTGGAACTCCTTGACGAGGTCATGGTGTCGGTGACTTCCGGAGAAGTCTCTCCCATACCTGCGGGAATCATCTACTGCGCCGTTCTGGGAAGTTGCCGCCTGGCCCAGGACGTCCACAGGGCCCAGGAGTGGACGGCCGCACTGGAACGGTGGTGCGGCGAACGTCCGGACATGGTGATGTTCAGTGGCCAGTGCCAGGCAAACCGTGCAGAGTTGCTCATCCTCCATGGTGCCTGGGACGAAGCCCTGTCCGTTGCACGGGCGGCCGAGGGGCGGATCAGGAAGGGTGACCCGGATGCCACCTTCGGCAGCTGGTACCAGCAGGGCGAAGTTCTTCGTCTGACGGGGTGGTTGGACGACGCAGGTCGTGCCTATGCAAAGGCTGCAGAGACAGGCTTCGAACCCGTCCCGGGAATCGCGTACCTCCACCTGGTCCAGCACAAAACGGCACAGGCGAAAAACACCATGCGCCGGGCGTTGTCCGGCGCGGATCCGGCCAACCGTCGCCGGCTGCTCCCCGCCGTCGTGGACATCGAGCTTGCCGCAGGAGACGTGGCCGCCGCAAGGGCCGCCTCAGATGAGTTGTCTGCACCGTTGCACAGTGAAAGCCGGCCCTTGGAGTTGGCGTTTGCTTCCCTGGCCTCAGCCCATGTGCTGCTTGCCGAGGGCGATCCCGCGGGCTCGCTTCAAGCATCGAGGAGGGCTTGGCGGATTTGGTACAGCTTGGAAGCCCCCTATCAGGCTGCACGATGCCGGGTCCTTGCCGGCCGGGCGTGCGCAGCATTGGGCGATGTGGACTCGGCGGCCATGGAGTACGAGGCGGCCACAGCTGAATTCGCTGATCTGGGGGCAACCCCGGCAGCGGCCGAAGTCTTGGAACTTGCCGGTCACAAACCCAAGGACCCGTCCTCACTGACGGTGCGGGAAGTGGAAGTCCTGCGGCTCGTCGCCGGTGGCCTGGCGAACAAAGCGATTGCACGCGAGCTGTATCTCAGCGAGAAAACCGTGGCCCGGCACCTGAGCAATATCTTTTCCAAGCTCGCTGTGCCGTCCAGGGCGGCTGCCACCAGCTACGCCTTTGAGCACGGCCTGATTCGCTGA